Proteins from a single region of Coregonus clupeaformis isolate EN_2021a chromosome 19, ASM2061545v1, whole genome shotgun sequence:
- the LOC121531944 gene encoding FERM domain-containing protein 4A isoform X2 → MVVQGAVTPGRARRLMLKLPVGTLQRNSGERMTEGRRCQVHLLDDRKLELLVQPKLMAKDLLDLVASHFNLKEKEYFGISYTDETGHFSWLQLDRRVLEHEFPKKSGPIVLYFCVRFYIESISYLKDNATIELFFLNAKSCIYKELIEVDSEVVFELASYILQEAKGDFTSNDMTRSDLKKLPALPTQALKEHPSLAYCEDRVIEHYKKLNGQSRGQAIVNYMSIVESLPTYGVHYYTVKDKQGIPWWLGLSYKGIFQYDYQDKVKPRKVFQWRQLENLYFREKKFSVEVHDPRRASVTRRTFGHSGIAVHTWYACPALIKSIWAMAISQHQFYLDRKQSKSKIHAARSLSEIAIDLTETGTLKTSKLANMGSKGKIICGSSGSLLSSGSQESDSSQTAKKDMLAALRARQEALEETLKQRLEELKNICIREAELTGKLPKEYPLDPGEEPPTVRRKIGTAIKLDEHKIKLKREEEELERLEREFAIQSQITEAARRLAGDPHMSSKKLKKQRKTSYLNALKKLQEIENAINEHRVRFGKKPTQRASLIIEGETTHMLRESLIRTTSRNKQEANIGSEDSSLSDALVLDDDDPQATGTPTFSPAASPQKGLPPRPPSHSRPPPPQSLEGLRHLHYSRSEYDKSPIKPKMWSESSLDEPYERVKKRSSHTSHRRFPSSGTCAEAGGSNSLQSSPIRSLPHWSSQSSMPSTPDLRTRTPQYVHSTRSVDISPTRLHSLVQHFRTRSSSLESQGKLMASDPDTHTRTDTLGALGSPDFFLAPGTRSSNGSDPLDDCSSCTSQSSSEHYYPGVAPGSNPNYSTLGEDSPSKARQRQRQRHRSAGHLGSSNSGSMPNLAAKNGSGGGGMGGAGTGSGQHGVYLHSQSQPSSQYRIKEYPLYVEGSPNPVVVRSLESDQEGHYSVKAQFKTSSSYTAGGLYKETWGGEEGGEGSGRLTPSRSQIVRTPSLGREGGGGGGGGRAVVSDELRCWYQRSSGSLKERSHCGSNASDSGSLQGTLGHGRGNRVGTLAKGSPAASPHSQRSVTPSSEQAATPTPPCSPQHLLNWQSGSFNDSCFLSSPLCSELADVQWYGHDKAKPGTLV, encoded by the exons CCCAAACTAATGGCCAAGGACCTGTTGGATCTGGTGGCCTCCCACTTCAACCTGAAGGAGAAGGAATATTTTGGCATCTCCTACACAGATGAAAC GGGTCATTTCAGCTGGCTGCAGTTGGACCGAAGGGTTCTAGAACACGAGTTCCCCAAGAAGTCTGGACCCATCGTACTCTACTTCTGTGTCAG GTTTTACATAGAGAGTATTTCCTACCTGAAGGACAATGCTACTATTGAACTCTTCTTCCTCAATGCTAAGTCCTGCATATACAAG GAGCTCATTGAGGTGGACAGTGAGGTGGTTTTTGAGCTGGCCTCCTATATCCTACAG gAGGCTAAAGGTGACTTCACCAG TAACGACATGACGAGGTCAGACCTGAAGAAGCTTCCAGCTCTGCCGACTCAGGCCCTGAAGGAACACCCATCTCTGGCCTACTG TGAGGACCGGGTGATAGAACACTACAAGAAGCTCAATGGACAGTCCAGAGGGCAGGCCATAGTCAA tTATATGAGCATCGTTGAGTCCCTGCCTACATATGGAGTACATTACTACACTGTTAAG gaTAAACAGGGCATCCCGTGGTGGCTGGGGCTGAGTTATAAAGGAATCTTCCAGTATGACTACCAGGACAAGGTCAAACCCAGGAAG GTGTTCCAATGGCGTCAGCTGGAGAACCTCTACTTCAGAGAGAAGAAGTTCTCAGTGGAAGTTCACGACCCCAGGAG GGCGTCGGTGACCAGAAGGACGTTTGGCCACAGTGGTATAGCTGTCCACACCTGGTACGCCTGCCCTGCTCTCATTAAGTCTATCTGGGCCATGGCCATCAGCCAACACCAGTTCTACCTTGACCGCAAGCAGAGCAAG tctaaGATCCATGCGGCTCGTAGTCTCAGTGAGATAGCCATCGACCTGACAGAGACTGGCACTCTGAAGACATCTAAACTGGCCAACATGGGCAGCAAGGGCAAGATCATCTGTGGCAGCTCCGGCAGTCTGCTCTCCTCAG GTTCCCAGGAGTCGGACAGTTCTCAGACAGCTAAGAAGGACATGCTTGCAGCACTAAGGGCAAGACAGGAGGCTCTGGAGGAGACACTCAAACAGAGACTAGAGGAACTCAAGAACATCTGTATCAGAGAGgcg gagttgACAGGGAAGCTTCCTAAGGAGTATCCATTAGATCCAGGGGAGGAGCCTCCGACGGTCAGGAGGAAGATTGGCACCGCCATCAAACTGGACGAACACAAGATCAAGCTGAAAAGAGAG gAGGAGGAGCTAGAGCGTCTAGAGAGGGAGTTTGCCATCCAATCACAGATCACGGAGGCTGCGAGGCGATTGGCCGGCGATCCGCACATGAGCAGTAAGAAGCTGAAAAAACAGAGGAAGACGTCGTACCTGAACGCACTGAAGAAACTCCAGGAGATAGAGAACGCCATCAACGAACACCGTGTCCGCTTTGGGAAGAAACCTACGCAACGCGCTTCGCTTATCATAGAGGGTGAGACTACACACATGCTGAGAGAATCGCTTATAAGAACCACATCGCGTAATAAACAGG AGGCCAACATCGGCTCAGAGGACAGCTCTCTGTCGGACGCTCTGGTCCTAGATGACG atgACCCCCAGGCGACAGGGACCCCCACCTTCTCTCCGGCAGCGTCCCCACAAAAGGGCCTCCCTCCCCGGCCTCCCTCCCACAGCCGGCCCCCTCCCCCCCAGTCTCTAGAAGGCCTTAGGCACCTGCACTACTCCCGCTCCGAATACGACAAGTCCCCCATCAAACCCAAGATGTGGAGCGAGTCCTCGCTGGACGAACCCTACGAGAGGGTAAAAAAACGCTCCTCACATACCAG TCACAGGCGGTTCCCCAGCTCTGGTACTTGTGCGGAGGCAGGAGGCAGTAACTCTCTGCAGAGTAGCCCCATCAGGAGCCTTCCTCACTGGAGCTCCCAGTCCAGCATGCCCTCTACCCCTGACCTGAGGACCAGGACCCCTCAATATGTACACTCCACCAG GTCTGTGGACATCAGTCCCACCCGTCTGCACAGTCTGGTTCAGCACTTTAGGACCCGCAGCTCCAGCCTGGAATCTCAGGGCAAGCTGATGGCGTccgaccctgacacacacactcgcacagaCACCTTGGGAGCCCTGGGCAGCCCAGACTTCTTCCTGGCCCCAGGGACACGCAGCTCCAACGGCTCGGACCCGCTGGATGACTGTTCGTCCTGTACCTCCCAGAGCAGCTCAGAACACTACTACCCTGGGGTAGCCCCAGGCTCCAATCCCAACTACTCCACCCTTGGAGAAGACTCCCCCTCCAAAGCCAGgcaaagacagaggcagaggcacag gtctgcagGTCACCTTGGTTCCTCTAACTCTGGCTCCATGCCCAACTTGGCAGCCAAGAATGGTTCAGGAGGTGGTGGTATGGGGGGAGCAGGGACTGGGTCAGGGCAGCACGGGGTGTACCTCCACAGCCAGAGCCAGCCCTCATCCCAGTACCGGATTAAAGAGTACCCCCTGTACGTAGAGGGCAGCCCCAACCCGGTGGTGGTGCGCAGCCTGGAGAGTGACCAGGAGGGCCACTACAGCGTCAAGGCCCAGTTCAAAACCTCCAGCTCCTACACAGCTGGGGGGCTCTACAAGGAGACCTGGGGGggcgaggaggggggagaggggagcggCAGACTCACCCCGTCCCGCTCCCAGATTGTACGGACTCCCTCGCTAGggcgagaggggggaggagggggaggaggggggagggcggTGGTTTCGGATGAGCTGAGGTGTTGGTACCAGCGCTCATCTGGCAGTCTAAAGGAGAGGAGTCACTGTGGCTCCAATGCGTCGGACAGCGGCTCGTTGCAAGGCACGCTGGGACATGGACGAGGCAACAGGGTGGGGACGCTCGCCAAGGGATCGCCAG CAGCGTCCCCTCACAGCCAGAGGAGTGTGACTCCATCCAGTGAACAGGCCGCCACCCCCACACCCCCCTGCAGCCCACAACACCTCCTCAACTGGCAGAGCGG gtcattcaatgATAGCTGTTTCCTCAGCAGTCCTCTGTGTTCAGAGCTGGCAGATGTCCAGTGGTACGGACATGACAAGGCCAAACCTGGAACCCTGGTCTGA
- the LOC121531944 gene encoding FERM domain-containing protein 4A isoform X1 gives MVVQGAVTPGRARRLMLKLPVGTLQRNSGERMTEGRRCQVHLLDDRKLELLVQPKLMAKDLLDLVASHFNLKEKEYFGISYTDETGHFSWLQLDRRVLEHEFPKKSGPIVLYFCVRFYIESISYLKDNATIELFFLNAKSCIYKELIEVDSEVVFELASYILQEAKGDFTSNDMTRSDLKKLPALPTQALKEHPSLAYCEDRVIEHYKKLNGQSRGQAIVNYMSIVESLPTYGVHYYTVKDKQGIPWWLGLSYKGIFQYDYQDKVKPRKVFQWRQLENLYFREKKFSVEVHDPRSRASVTRRTFGHSGIAVHTWYACPALIKSIWAMAISQHQFYLDRKQSKSKIHAARSLSEIAIDLTETGTLKTSKLANMGSKGKIICGSSGSLLSSGSQESDSSQTAKKDMLAALRARQEALEETLKQRLEELKNICIREAELTGKLPKEYPLDPGEEPPTVRRKIGTAIKLDEHKIKLKREEEELERLEREFAIQSQITEAARRLAGDPHMSSKKLKKQRKTSYLNALKKLQEIENAINEHRVRFGKKPTQRASLIIEGETTHMLRESLIRTTSRNKQEANIGSEDSSLSDALVLDDDDPQATGTPTFSPAASPQKGLPPRPPSHSRPPPPQSLEGLRHLHYSRSEYDKSPIKPKMWSESSLDEPYERVKKRSSHTSHRRFPSSGTCAEAGGSNSLQSSPIRSLPHWSSQSSMPSTPDLRTRTPQYVHSTRSVDISPTRLHSLVQHFRTRSSSLESQGKLMASDPDTHTRTDTLGALGSPDFFLAPGTRSSNGSDPLDDCSSCTSQSSSEHYYPGVAPGSNPNYSTLGEDSPSKARQRQRQRHRSAGHLGSSNSGSMPNLAAKNGSGGGGMGGAGTGSGQHGVYLHSQSQPSSQYRIKEYPLYVEGSPNPVVVRSLESDQEGHYSVKAQFKTSSSYTAGGLYKETWGGEEGGEGSGRLTPSRSQIVRTPSLGREGGGGGGGGRAVVSDELRCWYQRSSGSLKERSHCGSNASDSGSLQGTLGHGRGNRVGTLAKGSPAASPHSQRSVTPSSEQAATPTPPCSPQHLLNWQSGSFNDSCFLSSPLCSELADVQWYGHDKAKPGTLV, from the exons CCCAAACTAATGGCCAAGGACCTGTTGGATCTGGTGGCCTCCCACTTCAACCTGAAGGAGAAGGAATATTTTGGCATCTCCTACACAGATGAAAC GGGTCATTTCAGCTGGCTGCAGTTGGACCGAAGGGTTCTAGAACACGAGTTCCCCAAGAAGTCTGGACCCATCGTACTCTACTTCTGTGTCAG GTTTTACATAGAGAGTATTTCCTACCTGAAGGACAATGCTACTATTGAACTCTTCTTCCTCAATGCTAAGTCCTGCATATACAAG GAGCTCATTGAGGTGGACAGTGAGGTGGTTTTTGAGCTGGCCTCCTATATCCTACAG gAGGCTAAAGGTGACTTCACCAG TAACGACATGACGAGGTCAGACCTGAAGAAGCTTCCAGCTCTGCCGACTCAGGCCCTGAAGGAACACCCATCTCTGGCCTACTG TGAGGACCGGGTGATAGAACACTACAAGAAGCTCAATGGACAGTCCAGAGGGCAGGCCATAGTCAA tTATATGAGCATCGTTGAGTCCCTGCCTACATATGGAGTACATTACTACACTGTTAAG gaTAAACAGGGCATCCCGTGGTGGCTGGGGCTGAGTTATAAAGGAATCTTCCAGTATGACTACCAGGACAAGGTCAAACCCAGGAAG GTGTTCCAATGGCGTCAGCTGGAGAACCTCTACTTCAGAGAGAAGAAGTTCTCAGTGGAAGTTCACGACCCCAGGAG TAGGGCGTCGGTGACCAGAAGGACGTTTGGCCACAGTGGTATAGCTGTCCACACCTGGTACGCCTGCCCTGCTCTCATTAAGTCTATCTGGGCCATGGCCATCAGCCAACACCAGTTCTACCTTGACCGCAAGCAGAGCAAG tctaaGATCCATGCGGCTCGTAGTCTCAGTGAGATAGCCATCGACCTGACAGAGACTGGCACTCTGAAGACATCTAAACTGGCCAACATGGGCAGCAAGGGCAAGATCATCTGTGGCAGCTCCGGCAGTCTGCTCTCCTCAG GTTCCCAGGAGTCGGACAGTTCTCAGACAGCTAAGAAGGACATGCTTGCAGCACTAAGGGCAAGACAGGAGGCTCTGGAGGAGACACTCAAACAGAGACTAGAGGAACTCAAGAACATCTGTATCAGAGAGgcg gagttgACAGGGAAGCTTCCTAAGGAGTATCCATTAGATCCAGGGGAGGAGCCTCCGACGGTCAGGAGGAAGATTGGCACCGCCATCAAACTGGACGAACACAAGATCAAGCTGAAAAGAGAG gAGGAGGAGCTAGAGCGTCTAGAGAGGGAGTTTGCCATCCAATCACAGATCACGGAGGCTGCGAGGCGATTGGCCGGCGATCCGCACATGAGCAGTAAGAAGCTGAAAAAACAGAGGAAGACGTCGTACCTGAACGCACTGAAGAAACTCCAGGAGATAGAGAACGCCATCAACGAACACCGTGTCCGCTTTGGGAAGAAACCTACGCAACGCGCTTCGCTTATCATAGAGGGTGAGACTACACACATGCTGAGAGAATCGCTTATAAGAACCACATCGCGTAATAAACAGG AGGCCAACATCGGCTCAGAGGACAGCTCTCTGTCGGACGCTCTGGTCCTAGATGACG atgACCCCCAGGCGACAGGGACCCCCACCTTCTCTCCGGCAGCGTCCCCACAAAAGGGCCTCCCTCCCCGGCCTCCCTCCCACAGCCGGCCCCCTCCCCCCCAGTCTCTAGAAGGCCTTAGGCACCTGCACTACTCCCGCTCCGAATACGACAAGTCCCCCATCAAACCCAAGATGTGGAGCGAGTCCTCGCTGGACGAACCCTACGAGAGGGTAAAAAAACGCTCCTCACATACCAG TCACAGGCGGTTCCCCAGCTCTGGTACTTGTGCGGAGGCAGGAGGCAGTAACTCTCTGCAGAGTAGCCCCATCAGGAGCCTTCCTCACTGGAGCTCCCAGTCCAGCATGCCCTCTACCCCTGACCTGAGGACCAGGACCCCTCAATATGTACACTCCACCAG GTCTGTGGACATCAGTCCCACCCGTCTGCACAGTCTGGTTCAGCACTTTAGGACCCGCAGCTCCAGCCTGGAATCTCAGGGCAAGCTGATGGCGTccgaccctgacacacacactcgcacagaCACCTTGGGAGCCCTGGGCAGCCCAGACTTCTTCCTGGCCCCAGGGACACGCAGCTCCAACGGCTCGGACCCGCTGGATGACTGTTCGTCCTGTACCTCCCAGAGCAGCTCAGAACACTACTACCCTGGGGTAGCCCCAGGCTCCAATCCCAACTACTCCACCCTTGGAGAAGACTCCCCCTCCAAAGCCAGgcaaagacagaggcagaggcacag gtctgcagGTCACCTTGGTTCCTCTAACTCTGGCTCCATGCCCAACTTGGCAGCCAAGAATGGTTCAGGAGGTGGTGGTATGGGGGGAGCAGGGACTGGGTCAGGGCAGCACGGGGTGTACCTCCACAGCCAGAGCCAGCCCTCATCCCAGTACCGGATTAAAGAGTACCCCCTGTACGTAGAGGGCAGCCCCAACCCGGTGGTGGTGCGCAGCCTGGAGAGTGACCAGGAGGGCCACTACAGCGTCAAGGCCCAGTTCAAAACCTCCAGCTCCTACACAGCTGGGGGGCTCTACAAGGAGACCTGGGGGggcgaggaggggggagaggggagcggCAGACTCACCCCGTCCCGCTCCCAGATTGTACGGACTCCCTCGCTAGggcgagaggggggaggagggggaggaggggggagggcggTGGTTTCGGATGAGCTGAGGTGTTGGTACCAGCGCTCATCTGGCAGTCTAAAGGAGAGGAGTCACTGTGGCTCCAATGCGTCGGACAGCGGCTCGTTGCAAGGCACGCTGGGACATGGACGAGGCAACAGGGTGGGGACGCTCGCCAAGGGATCGCCAG CAGCGTCCCCTCACAGCCAGAGGAGTGTGACTCCATCCAGTGAACAGGCCGCCACCCCCACACCCCCCTGCAGCCCACAACACCTCCTCAACTGGCAGAGCGG gtcattcaatgATAGCTGTTTCCTCAGCAGTCCTCTGTGTTCAGAGCTGGCAGATGTCCAGTGGTACGGACATGACAAGGCCAAACCTGGAACCCTGGTCTGA
- the LOC121531944 gene encoding FERM domain-containing protein 4A isoform X4 produces MVVQGAVTPGRARRLMLKLPVGTLQRNSGERMTEGRRCQVHLLDDRKLELLVQPKLMAKDLLDLVASHFNLKEKEYFGISYTDETGHFSWLQLDRRVLEHEFPKKSGPIVLYFCVRFYIESISYLKDNATIELFFLNAKSCIYKELIEVDSEVVFELASYILQEAKGDFTSNDMTRSDLKKLPALPTQALKEHPSLAYCEDRVIEHYKKLNGQSRGQAIVNYMSIVESLPTYGVHYYTVKDKQGIPWWLGLSYKGIFQYDYQDKVKPRKVFQWRQLENLYFREKKFSVEVHDPRSRASVTRRTFGHSGIAVHTWYACPALIKSIWAMAISQHQFYLDRKQSKSKIHAARSLSEIAIDLTETGTLKTSKLANMGSKGKIICGSSGSLLSSGSQESDSSQTAKKDMLAALRARQEALEETLKQRLEELKNICIREAELTGKLPKEYPLDPGEEPPTVRRKIGTAIKLDEHKIKLKREEEELERLEREFAIQSQITEAARRLAGDPHMSSKKLKKQRKTSYLNALKKLQEIENAINEHRVRFGKKPTQRASLIIEGETTHMLRESLIRTTSRNKQEANIGSEDSSLSDALVLDDDDPQATGTPTFSPAASPQKGLPPRPPSHSRPPPPQSLEGLRHLHYSRSEYDKSPIKPKMWSESSLDEPYERVKKRSSHTRRFPSSGTCAEAGGSNSLQSSPIRSLPHWSSQSSMPSTPDLRTRTPQYVHSTRSVDISPTRLHSLVQHFRTRSSSLESQGKLMASDPDTHTRTDTLGALGSPDFFLAPGTRSSNGSDPLDDCSSCTSQSSSEHYYPGVAPGSNPNYSTLGEDSPSKARQRQRQRHRSAGHLGSSNSGSMPNLAAKNGSGGGGMGGAGTGSGQHGVYLHSQSQPSSQYRIKEYPLYVEGSPNPVVVRSLESDQEGHYSVKAQFKTSSSYTAGGLYKETWGGEEGGEGSGRLTPSRSQIVRTPSLGREGGGGGGGGRAVVSDELRCWYQRSSGSLKERSHCGSNASDSGSLQGTLGHGRGNRVGTLAKGSPAASPHSQRSVTPSSEQAATPTPPCSPQHLLNWQSGSFNDSCFLSSPLCSELADVQWYGHDKAKPGTLV; encoded by the exons CCCAAACTAATGGCCAAGGACCTGTTGGATCTGGTGGCCTCCCACTTCAACCTGAAGGAGAAGGAATATTTTGGCATCTCCTACACAGATGAAAC GGGTCATTTCAGCTGGCTGCAGTTGGACCGAAGGGTTCTAGAACACGAGTTCCCCAAGAAGTCTGGACCCATCGTACTCTACTTCTGTGTCAG GTTTTACATAGAGAGTATTTCCTACCTGAAGGACAATGCTACTATTGAACTCTTCTTCCTCAATGCTAAGTCCTGCATATACAAG GAGCTCATTGAGGTGGACAGTGAGGTGGTTTTTGAGCTGGCCTCCTATATCCTACAG gAGGCTAAAGGTGACTTCACCAG TAACGACATGACGAGGTCAGACCTGAAGAAGCTTCCAGCTCTGCCGACTCAGGCCCTGAAGGAACACCCATCTCTGGCCTACTG TGAGGACCGGGTGATAGAACACTACAAGAAGCTCAATGGACAGTCCAGAGGGCAGGCCATAGTCAA tTATATGAGCATCGTTGAGTCCCTGCCTACATATGGAGTACATTACTACACTGTTAAG gaTAAACAGGGCATCCCGTGGTGGCTGGGGCTGAGTTATAAAGGAATCTTCCAGTATGACTACCAGGACAAGGTCAAACCCAGGAAG GTGTTCCAATGGCGTCAGCTGGAGAACCTCTACTTCAGAGAGAAGAAGTTCTCAGTGGAAGTTCACGACCCCAGGAG TAGGGCGTCGGTGACCAGAAGGACGTTTGGCCACAGTGGTATAGCTGTCCACACCTGGTACGCCTGCCCTGCTCTCATTAAGTCTATCTGGGCCATGGCCATCAGCCAACACCAGTTCTACCTTGACCGCAAGCAGAGCAAG tctaaGATCCATGCGGCTCGTAGTCTCAGTGAGATAGCCATCGACCTGACAGAGACTGGCACTCTGAAGACATCTAAACTGGCCAACATGGGCAGCAAGGGCAAGATCATCTGTGGCAGCTCCGGCAGTCTGCTCTCCTCAG GTTCCCAGGAGTCGGACAGTTCTCAGACAGCTAAGAAGGACATGCTTGCAGCACTAAGGGCAAGACAGGAGGCTCTGGAGGAGACACTCAAACAGAGACTAGAGGAACTCAAGAACATCTGTATCAGAGAGgcg gagttgACAGGGAAGCTTCCTAAGGAGTATCCATTAGATCCAGGGGAGGAGCCTCCGACGGTCAGGAGGAAGATTGGCACCGCCATCAAACTGGACGAACACAAGATCAAGCTGAAAAGAGAG gAGGAGGAGCTAGAGCGTCTAGAGAGGGAGTTTGCCATCCAATCACAGATCACGGAGGCTGCGAGGCGATTGGCCGGCGATCCGCACATGAGCAGTAAGAAGCTGAAAAAACAGAGGAAGACGTCGTACCTGAACGCACTGAAGAAACTCCAGGAGATAGAGAACGCCATCAACGAACACCGTGTCCGCTTTGGGAAGAAACCTACGCAACGCGCTTCGCTTATCATAGAGGGTGAGACTACACACATGCTGAGAGAATCGCTTATAAGAACCACATCGCGTAATAAACAGG AGGCCAACATCGGCTCAGAGGACAGCTCTCTGTCGGACGCTCTGGTCCTAGATGACG atgACCCCCAGGCGACAGGGACCCCCACCTTCTCTCCGGCAGCGTCCCCACAAAAGGGCCTCCCTCCCCGGCCTCCCTCCCACAGCCGGCCCCCTCCCCCCCAGTCTCTAGAAGGCCTTAGGCACCTGCACTACTCCCGCTCCGAATACGACAAGTCCCCCATCAAACCCAAGATGTGGAGCGAGTCCTCGCTGGACGAACCCTACGAGAGGGTAAAAAAACGCTCCTCACATACCAG GCGGTTCCCCAGCTCTGGTACTTGTGCGGAGGCAGGAGGCAGTAACTCTCTGCAGAGTAGCCCCATCAGGAGCCTTCCTCACTGGAGCTCCCAGTCCAGCATGCCCTCTACCCCTGACCTGAGGACCAGGACCCCTCAATATGTACACTCCACCAG GTCTGTGGACATCAGTCCCACCCGTCTGCACAGTCTGGTTCAGCACTTTAGGACCCGCAGCTCCAGCCTGGAATCTCAGGGCAAGCTGATGGCGTccgaccctgacacacacactcgcacagaCACCTTGGGAGCCCTGGGCAGCCCAGACTTCTTCCTGGCCCCAGGGACACGCAGCTCCAACGGCTCGGACCCGCTGGATGACTGTTCGTCCTGTACCTCCCAGAGCAGCTCAGAACACTACTACCCTGGGGTAGCCCCAGGCTCCAATCCCAACTACTCCACCCTTGGAGAAGACTCCCCCTCCAAAGCCAGgcaaagacagaggcagaggcacag gtctgcagGTCACCTTGGTTCCTCTAACTCTGGCTCCATGCCCAACTTGGCAGCCAAGAATGGTTCAGGAGGTGGTGGTATGGGGGGAGCAGGGACTGGGTCAGGGCAGCACGGGGTGTACCTCCACAGCCAGAGCCAGCCCTCATCCCAGTACCGGATTAAAGAGTACCCCCTGTACGTAGAGGGCAGCCCCAACCCGGTGGTGGTGCGCAGCCTGGAGAGTGACCAGGAGGGCCACTACAGCGTCAAGGCCCAGTTCAAAACCTCCAGCTCCTACACAGCTGGGGGGCTCTACAAGGAGACCTGGGGGggcgaggaggggggagaggggagcggCAGACTCACCCCGTCCCGCTCCCAGATTGTACGGACTCCCTCGCTAGggcgagaggggggaggagggggaggaggggggagggcggTGGTTTCGGATGAGCTGAGGTGTTGGTACCAGCGCTCATCTGGCAGTCTAAAGGAGAGGAGTCACTGTGGCTCCAATGCGTCGGACAGCGGCTCGTTGCAAGGCACGCTGGGACATGGACGAGGCAACAGGGTGGGGACGCTCGCCAAGGGATCGCCAG CAGCGTCCCCTCACAGCCAGAGGAGTGTGACTCCATCCAGTGAACAGGCCGCCACCCCCACACCCCCCTGCAGCCCACAACACCTCCTCAACTGGCAGAGCGG gtcattcaatgATAGCTGTTTCCTCAGCAGTCCTCTGTGTTCAGAGCTGGCAGATGTCCAGTGGTACGGACATGACAAGGCCAAACCTGGAACCCTGGTCTGA